The Deltaproteobacteria bacterium sequence TGACCTTCGAGCGGTCTTCCTTAAGCGCGTCCTTCATCGCCTTTTCAACTTTTTGCTGATTCTTGCGATTGGACATATCGATGAAGTCGACGACGATAATTCCGCCGAGGTCCCGTAGTTTTAACTGTCGAGCGACTTCTTTAGCTGCTTCCATGTTGGTTGCAGTGGCCGTCTCTTCATGTCCGCCCGCTTTACGCTTGCCAGAGTTTACATCGATGGCGACCAGTGCTTCGGTCTGCTCAATAACAAGCGACCCGCCCGATGGCAGGCCAACTTTTGGCTGATAAATCGTCTCCAGCTGAGCTTCAATACCATAATGGTGGAAGATTGGCCGAGACTCAACGTAGCGGGTAAGGGCGCCGCGATGCTTTGGCATAACCATTCGCATGTACTCAGCCGCACCATCATAGGCGTCGTCTAAATCGAGGATGACTTCATCAATTTCCGCCGAGAAATAATCTCGAAGTGAACGAATGATGACATCTTGTTCCTTAAAGATAAGCGACGGCGCCTTAGTCTTTTTGGATTCTTTTTGGATGTTTTCCCAGAGTCGCAAGAGCACCTTAAGATCTCGACTGATCTCAAGCTTCGTGCGGTCCTTGCCAGCAGTACGGATAATCACACCCATGCCGTCTGGAATCTTAAGTTTGTCGGCTGCTTCACGCATACGTTTGCGTGTTTCTTCGTCTTCAATTTTTTTGGAGACGCCTTGCCGATTCGTGTTGGGCATTGCCACAACGTATCGTCCTGCAAGTGCCAGATAGGTCGTTAGAACGGCACCCTTGGCACCAACTTCATCTTTAGTGACCTGGACCAGGATTTCTTGGCCCGGCTTTAAAAGCTCGGTAATGCTGGCATTTTTATCAAGCTCAACATCGTCGCCGTGACCGGCTGCACGAGGATTCACGTCGTTGGCAGTCAGAAAGCCTTGCTTGTCTGCGCCATAATCGACGAATGCAGCATTGAGCGATGGCTCAACGTCTACGATTCTAGCTTTATATATATTCCCAGTGTTGGTCTGGGAGCCCCTCGTTTCGATATCGAAATCAATGAGGCGGGCATTTTCCAATAATGCGATGCGGACCTCTTCTGGATCCACTGCGTTGACGACCATTTTGCGAGTCATGTTGAAATTCTTTCGTAACCATTGCGGGGGTCCAATACGGACCAGCGCCGGTGTCCAGTTGCCTACAAGCTCGGTCCCATGAGTGCGAGCTAGTAACTGGTTTTGCGTGTAGAGCCATATAAGACGGCTTTTGTTGGTTAGCGAAGGTAAACAGTGCGGCCAAGCTGCTGCTCCCAAAGGGGCGCTGCCTGATTAGCGGTGTGGCGGCTTCGCTTAAAATAGCGGGTCCGGCCAACGTCCGTTCTGGGACCGATAGAACGCTTGCTCTGTTTTTTGTCACCGATAACATCATTTCGGAGTCGGTGTCCTTCTGCTGGGGCCCAATTG is a genomic window containing:
- a CDS encoding Rne/Rng family ribonuclease — translated: MTRKMVVNAVDPEEVRIALLENARLIDFDIETRGSQTNTGNIYKARIVDVEPSLNAAFVDYGADKQGFLTANDVNPRAAGHGDDVELDKNASITELLKPGQEILVQVTKDEVGAKGAVLTTYLALAGRYVVAMPNTNRQGVSKKIEDEETRKRMREAADKLKIPDGMGVIIRTAGKDRTKLEISRDLKVLLRLWENIQKESKKTKAPSLIFKEQDVIIRSLRDYFSAEIDEVILDLDDAYDGAAEYMRMVMPKHRGALTRYVESRPIFHHYGIEAQLETIYQPKVGLPSGGSLVIEQTEALVAIDVNSGKRKAGGHEETATATNMEAAKEVARQLKLRDLGGIIVVDFIDMSNRKNQQKVEKAMKDALKEDRSKVKVSRISRNGTLELTRQRIRASVHASMFSRCEACAGTGHVLNPQSHAVQVMRKLSDRAARGDLKMARVELEPKAADHLRTERWNAVQALEKRYNVHIEIKLARNMAPGQAEFTFETNPDAKPIKLAAPNFGPAERRDSPEDDEPDEIDEMLMEEGQDGQDEENETKEGDRKPKRSRRRRGRGRGDERNAEGKPRKVVEAGDDDSEGGERSRGPKEHFDLPTYRFIAPEKLGYIKPGAASQEEEDEDEAGLDGRSRARRRRGRRGGQRRRGQPRLAAGHEEDAQTEASAEAAPVNGSEVSAPNGADQAVAEPDNQELAASTIAAIEDEKPKGFGWLKKWLGL